The Nocardioides sp. S5 genome includes a window with the following:
- the lpdA gene encoding dihydrolipoyl dehydrogenase codes for MTDTHFDTLVLGAGPGGYVAAIRAAQLGQKVAVVEEKYWGGVCLNVGCIPSKALLKNAELAHTLQHEKAKFGIEGDATMAFGPTHKRSRDVSAGIVKGVHFLMKKNKITEIDGWGTLTGPTGIDVKDKDGQTTGYTFDNLIIAAGATVRLVPGVELSENVVTYEEQILTDQLPESIIIGGSGAIGVEFAYVMANFGVDVTIVEFLDRMVPTEDADISKELAKHYKKLGVKVLTSTAVKNVEDTGSGVKVTVAPAAGGDEQVLEAGKFLAAFGFAPRVEGYGLENTGVSVSERGAIEIDDFGRTNVDNVYAIGDCTGKMMLAHVAEAMGVVAAETINGAETMPVAFDFVPRATYCNPQIASFGYSEAQAKEKGYDVRTASFPFSANGKAMGLGEPIGFVKVVADAEHNEIIGAHMIGPNVTELLPVLTMAQQWDLTADEVARNVFAHPTLGEAVKEAVHGIAGHMINF; via the coding sequence GTGACCGACACCCACTTCGACACCCTCGTCCTCGGCGCCGGCCCCGGTGGCTACGTCGCCGCGATCCGCGCAGCCCAGCTCGGCCAGAAGGTGGCCGTGGTGGAGGAGAAGTACTGGGGAGGTGTCTGCCTCAACGTCGGCTGCATCCCCTCCAAGGCCCTGCTGAAGAACGCCGAGCTCGCCCACACGCTCCAGCACGAGAAGGCGAAGTTCGGCATCGAGGGCGACGCCACGATGGCCTTCGGCCCCACGCACAAGCGCAGCCGCGACGTGAGCGCCGGCATCGTCAAGGGCGTCCACTTCCTCATGAAGAAGAACAAGATCACCGAGATCGACGGCTGGGGCACGCTCACCGGCCCGACCGGGATCGACGTGAAGGACAAGGACGGCCAGACCACCGGCTACACCTTCGACAACCTCATCATCGCCGCCGGCGCGACCGTGCGGCTGGTCCCCGGCGTCGAGCTCAGCGAGAACGTCGTCACCTACGAGGAGCAGATCCTCACCGACCAGCTCCCCGAGTCGATCATCATCGGAGGGTCCGGCGCCATCGGCGTCGAGTTCGCCTACGTGATGGCCAACTTCGGCGTCGACGTCACGATCGTGGAGTTCCTCGACCGGATGGTGCCCACCGAGGACGCGGACATCTCCAAGGAGCTCGCCAAGCACTACAAGAAGCTCGGCGTGAAGGTGCTGACCTCCACCGCGGTGAAGAACGTCGAGGACACCGGCTCCGGGGTCAAGGTCACCGTCGCCCCCGCAGCCGGCGGCGACGAGCAGGTGCTCGAGGCCGGCAAGTTCCTCGCCGCCTTCGGCTTCGCTCCGCGGGTGGAGGGCTACGGCCTCGAGAACACCGGTGTCAGCGTCTCCGAGCGCGGCGCGATCGAGATCGACGACTTCGGCCGCACCAACGTCGACAACGTCTACGCCATCGGCGACTGCACCGGCAAGATGATGCTCGCCCACGTCGCGGAGGCGATGGGCGTCGTGGCCGCCGAGACCATCAACGGCGCCGAGACCATGCCGGTCGCCTTCGACTTCGTCCCGCGCGCGACCTACTGCAACCCGCAGATCGCGTCCTTCGGCTACAGCGAGGCGCAGGCCAAGGAGAAGGGCTACGACGTGAGGACGGCGTCCTTCCCCTTCAGCGCCAACGGCAAGGCCATGGGCCTCGGGGAGCCCATCGGCTTCGTGAAGGTCGTCGCCGACGCCGAGCACAACGAGATCATCGGCGCGCACATGATCGGCCCCAACGTGACCGAGCTGCTGCCGGTGCTGACCATGGCCCAGCAGTGGGACCTCACCGCCGACGAGGTGGCCCGCAACGTCTTCGCGCACCCGACCCTGGGTGAGGCCGTCAAGGAGGCCGTCCACGGCATCGCCGGCCACATGATCAACTTCTGA
- a CDS encoding PASTA domain-containing protein has product MDVEEYRAARRTRLVERAVELGLPADDAGLVVDRVIAEQRRRIRRAEDPDDVVVPALRDAILRGGTGTRTTTLVVLLVLAAIVLAVPVAYVARNDPAPVMPSLFGLTTTEATRALERDDIASRVVDVPQCNPAGQVLGSDPLPGSAVGVDDVVTLIATSTPEWRCPDDAAARERAWTFLRFLVSGTARPGFAPGVRLFVDGEEVTVVGGAEPVAAPGWQSVVRDPVLAYASRPAANPLGQPVVSISYGVPPPTTCGHPRATPAGAVLPSTRVVLTAGGESSSDACGLTIDLFDNVLGAISGVALYTPRRPGT; this is encoded by the coding sequence ATGGACGTCGAGGAGTACCGAGCCGCACGACGCACCCGGCTGGTCGAGCGCGCCGTCGAGCTGGGCCTGCCTGCCGATGACGCTGGTCTCGTGGTCGATCGGGTCATCGCGGAGCAGCGACGAAGGATCCGTCGCGCGGAGGATCCCGACGACGTCGTCGTACCGGCGCTGCGGGACGCGATCCTCCGCGGTGGGACGGGCACCAGGACGACGACGCTCGTCGTGCTCCTGGTCCTGGCCGCCATCGTCCTGGCTGTGCCGGTCGCCTACGTCGCCCGCAACGATCCTGCCCCGGTGATGCCCTCGCTCTTCGGGCTGACGACCACCGAGGCCACCCGCGCCCTCGAGCGCGACGACATCGCGTCGCGCGTGGTGGATGTGCCCCAGTGCAACCCCGCCGGACAGGTGCTGGGCTCCGATCCACTCCCGGGATCGGCGGTCGGTGTGGACGACGTGGTGACGCTGATCGCGACGTCGACCCCGGAGTGGAGGTGCCCCGACGACGCGGCCGCGCGTGAGCGTGCCTGGACCTTCCTCCGGTTCCTCGTGTCAGGGACGGCGCGCCCGGGCTTCGCGCCGGGGGTGCGGCTGTTCGTCGACGGGGAGGAGGTCACCGTGGTGGGAGGGGCGGAGCCGGTGGCCGCGCCCGGGTGGCAGTCGGTGGTGCGCGACCCCGTCCTGGCCTACGCATCGCGCCCGGCCGCCAACCCCCTCGGACAGCCAGTGGTCTCCATCTCCTACGGCGTGCCACCACCGACGACCTGCGGGCACCCCCGAGCCACGCCGGCCGGCGCCGTCCTCCCGTCCACGCGGGTCGTCCTGACGGCGGGAGGCGAGAGCTCGTCGGACGCGTGCGGGCTGACCATCGACCTGTTCGACAACGTGCTGGGCGCGATATCCGGCGTCGCCCTCTACACGCCGCGTCGACCCGGGACGTGA
- a CDS encoding NAD(P)-dependent oxidoreductase, translating to MRVLVAGAAGSLGRVVTVGLVELGHDVVGLDLVPGPEGSPFAWHEADCADADAVAAVFAAERIDAVVHLAGAPEELSLPDELTSHVVTTAALLDAMVAHDVTRIVYASSNHAVGRTPRADGELTEQALPRPDTYYGVAKVAAEALLRLFADRHGIDAVVCRIGSFLEEPTSLRGLSTWLSHADGVRMVEAGLTAPAPGWAVLHGISANTRAWWDLEPGRRLGYEPQDDAEVFADRIEPGPDDAAEAEFVGGPFATAQFHRPALG from the coding sequence ATGCGGGTGCTGGTCGCCGGAGCGGCAGGGAGCCTGGGCCGGGTCGTCACGGTCGGGCTGGTTGAGCTCGGCCACGACGTCGTCGGCCTCGACCTCGTGCCGGGCCCCGAGGGCTCGCCGTTCGCCTGGCACGAGGCCGACTGCGCCGACGCCGACGCCGTGGCCGCGGTCTTCGCCGCGGAACGGATCGACGCGGTCGTGCACCTCGCCGGCGCGCCCGAGGAGCTCTCGCTGCCCGACGAGCTGACCTCCCACGTCGTCACCACCGCGGCCCTGCTCGACGCGATGGTGGCCCACGACGTGACACGCATCGTCTACGCCTCCTCCAACCACGCGGTGGGGCGCACTCCCCGCGCGGACGGCGAGCTGACCGAGCAGGCACTCCCCCGCCCCGACACCTACTACGGCGTCGCCAAGGTGGCGGCCGAGGCGCTGCTGCGCCTCTTCGCCGACCGCCACGGGATCGACGCCGTCGTGTGCCGGATCGGCTCCTTCCTCGAGGAGCCGACCAGCCTGCGCGGGCTCTCGACGTGGCTCTCCCACGCCGACGGCGTACGCATGGTCGAGGCCGGGCTCACCGCGCCCGCGCCCGGCTGGGCCGTGCTCCACGGCATCAGCGCCAACACCCGGGCCTGGTGGGACCTCGAGCCGGGCCGGCGGCTGGGCTACGAGCCGCAGGACGACGCCGAGGTCTTCGCCGACCGGATCGAGCCCGGTCCCGACGACGCGGCCGAGGCGGAGTTCGTCGGCGGCCCGTTCGCCACGGCTCAGTTCCACCGACCCGCGCTCGGCTGA
- the tpx gene encoding thiol peroxidase yields the protein MATTQLGDNTVNTVGELPAVGSQAPGWDLVGLKFQPVTDADAAGTRVVLNIFPSIDTGVCQASVRKFNELAAGLDNTTVLNVSVDLPLAQARFCGAEGIEAVEVGSAFRSSFGKDYGVAMADGGWKGMLARAVVVLDTDRTVLHAQLTDAIGQEPDYDAAVAALS from the coding sequence ATGGCAACCACACAACTCGGCGACAACACCGTCAACACCGTGGGCGAGCTCCCCGCGGTCGGCTCGCAGGCACCTGGCTGGGACCTGGTGGGACTGAAGTTCCAGCCCGTCACCGACGCCGACGCGGCCGGCACGCGCGTCGTGCTCAACATCTTCCCCAGCATCGACACCGGTGTGTGCCAGGCGAGCGTGCGCAAGTTCAACGAGCTCGCTGCCGGCCTCGACAACACCACGGTCCTCAACGTCTCGGTCGACCTCCCGCTGGCCCAGGCCCGCTTCTGCGGCGCCGAGGGCATCGAGGCCGTCGAGGTCGGGTCGGCCTTCCGCTCGAGCTTCGGCAAGGACTACGGCGTGGCCATGGCCGACGGCGGCTGGAAGGGCATGCTCGCCCGCGCGGTCGTCGTGCTGGACACCGACCGCACGGTGCTGCACGCGCAGCTGACCGACGCGATCGGTCAGGAGCCCGACTACGACGCCGCGGTCGCTGCCCTGTCCTGA
- a CDS encoding MerR family transcriptional regulator, translating into MTSLSIAEAAEWTGLTAHTLRYYERDGLLLHSVERAPSGHRRYTDEDLRWIQMVTRLRATGMPIRDVRRYAALVREGDGNEAERLGLLLAHRELVERQLAEVSSHLRAIDHKVALYANLVTPGS; encoded by the coding sequence GTGACCAGCCTGAGCATCGCCGAGGCGGCCGAGTGGACCGGGCTCACCGCCCACACCCTGCGCTACTACGAGCGCGACGGCCTGCTCCTCCACTCGGTCGAGCGCGCCCCGTCGGGGCACCGCCGCTACACCGACGAGGACCTGCGTTGGATCCAGATGGTCACCCGCCTGCGCGCCACGGGCATGCCGATCCGCGACGTGCGGCGCTACGCAGCGCTGGTGCGCGAGGGCGACGGCAACGAGGCCGAGCGCCTGGGCCTGCTGCTCGCGCACCGCGAGCTGGTCGAGCGTCAGCTGGCCGAGGTCTCCTCCCACCTGCGGGCCATCGACCACAAGGTCGCCCTCTACGCGAACCTGGTGACCCCCGGTTCCTGA
- a CDS encoding aldo/keto reductase, whose protein sequence is MTTPDIGQRTLGTASPLTVSTLGLGCMGMSEFYGTTDEQTGIDTIRRALDLGVTFLDTADMYGPFTNEQLVGRAIAGRRDEVQLATKFGNERNPDGSWVGINGTPEYVARACDASLQRLGVDHIDLYYQHRVDRTVPIEETVGAMAGLVEAGKVRHLGLSEAGADTIRRAHAVHPITALQSEYSLFTRDLEDEILAVVRELGIGLVPYSPLGRGILTGAISTGSLEDGDFRASNPRFQGDALDANLALVEQVRGIAAAKGCTPGQLALAWVLAQGDDVVPIPGTKRVRYLEENVGAADVELTADDLAALEEAVPRDAVVGQRYPDMSSIDA, encoded by the coding sequence ATGACCACACCAGACATCGGACAGCGCACCCTCGGCACCGCCTCCCCGCTCACCGTCAGCACGCTCGGCCTGGGCTGCATGGGGATGTCGGAGTTCTACGGCACGACCGACGAGCAGACCGGGATCGACACCATCCGCCGCGCCCTCGACCTGGGCGTCACCTTCCTCGACACCGCTGACATGTACGGCCCGTTCACCAACGAGCAGCTGGTCGGGCGCGCGATCGCCGGGCGCCGTGACGAGGTGCAGCTGGCCACCAAGTTCGGCAACGAGCGCAACCCCGACGGCAGCTGGGTCGGGATCAACGGCACCCCCGAGTACGTCGCCCGGGCGTGCGACGCCTCGCTGCAGCGACTCGGCGTGGACCACATCGACCTCTACTACCAGCACCGCGTCGATCGCACCGTCCCGATCGAGGAGACCGTCGGCGCGATGGCCGGGCTCGTCGAGGCCGGCAAGGTCAGGCACCTCGGCCTGTCCGAGGCCGGCGCCGACACGATCCGGCGCGCACACGCGGTGCACCCGATCACCGCGCTGCAGAGCGAGTACTCCCTCTTCACCCGCGACCTCGAGGACGAGATCCTCGCCGTCGTCCGCGAGCTCGGCATCGGCCTGGTCCCCTACTCCCCGCTCGGCCGGGGCATCCTCACCGGCGCGATCAGCACCGGCTCGCTCGAGGACGGCGACTTCCGCGCCTCCAACCCCCGCTTCCAGGGCGACGCCCTCGACGCCAACCTCGCGCTGGTGGAGCAGGTGCGCGGGATCGCGGCTGCCAAGGGCTGCACGCCCGGCCAGCTCGCGCTCGCCTGGGTCCTCGCCCAGGGCGACGACGTTGTGCCGATCCCCGGCACCAAACGCGTGCGCTACCTCGAGGAGAACGTCGGTGCCGCCGACGTCGAGCTCACCGCCGACGACCTCGCCGCCCTCGAGGAGGCCGTCCCGCGCGACGCGGTCGTCGGCCAGCGCTACCCCGACATGTCCAGCATCGACGCCTGA
- a CDS encoding purine-nucleoside phosphorylase, translated as MSDQNPYDAATAAAARLAELTGVERHDIALVLGSGWLPAVDALGEATAEIDTTDLPGFSAAAVAGHSGKIRSIRCTDSEGGERNLLVFLSRTHFYEGKGVAAVVHPIRTAAAAGCSAIVLTNGCGGLKQGWQPGQPVLISDHINLTGTSPIVGANFVDLTDLYSPRLRAMCREIDPSLDEGVYVQFPGPHYETPAEVRMAGVLGGQLVGMSTTLEAIAAREAGMEILGISLVTNLAAGLSGEPLNHEEVLEAGKAAASRMGGLLSQVVSKI; from the coding sequence ATGAGCGACCAGAACCCGTACGACGCCGCCACTGCCGCCGCCGCGAGGCTCGCCGAGCTGACCGGTGTCGAGCGTCACGACATCGCCCTCGTGCTGGGCTCGGGCTGGCTGCCGGCCGTCGACGCCCTCGGCGAGGCCACCGCCGAGATCGACACCACCGACCTGCCGGGCTTCAGCGCCGCGGCCGTCGCGGGCCACAGCGGCAAGATCCGCTCCATCCGCTGCACTGACTCCGAGGGTGGCGAGCGCAACCTCCTGGTCTTCCTCTCGCGCACCCACTTCTACGAGGGCAAGGGCGTCGCCGCGGTCGTCCACCCGATCCGTACGGCGGCAGCGGCCGGCTGCTCGGCCATCGTGCTGACCAACGGGTGCGGCGGGCTCAAGCAGGGCTGGCAGCCGGGCCAGCCGGTGCTGATCTCCGACCACATCAACCTCACCGGGACCAGCCCGATCGTCGGCGCCAACTTCGTCGACCTCACCGACCTCTACAGCCCGCGCCTGCGCGCGATGTGCCGCGAGATCGACCCGAGCCTCGACGAGGGCGTCTACGTCCAGTTCCCCGGGCCGCACTACGAGACCCCGGCCGAGGTCCGGATGGCCGGTGTCCTCGGTGGGCAGCTGGTCGGCATGAGCACCACGCTCGAGGCGATCGCGGCCCGCGAGGCCGGCATGGAGATCCTCGGCATCAGCCTGGTCACCAACCTCGCCGCGGGGCTGAGCGGCGAGCCGCTCAACCACGAGGAGGTCCTCGAGGCGGGCAAGGCGGCCGCGAGCCGGATGGGCGGCCTGCTCAGCCAGGTCGTCTCGAAGATCTGA
- a CDS encoding NAD(P)H-quinone dehydrogenase, which produces MADHIVIIGGGPGGYEAAHVAAQLGAEVTVVDTDGVGGSAVLTDCVPSKTLIATSELMTDMSAAAELGVNFHDHQGDAATAISVDLARVNARVKQLAADQSSDIAARLDRDGVRVLTGRGRLGPDMSVEVTTDGGGETLQADAIILATGAAPRTLPSAQPDGERILTWEQVYDLTEVPEKLIVVGSGVTGAEFASAYLSLGIDVTLVSSRDRVLPGEDADASAVLEEVLTRRGMNVLGQSRMQSVAREGDTVTVTLTDGRTVSGSHCILALGSIPNTADLGLEEAGVATDEGGFITVDRVSRTSARGIYAAGDCTGVLMLASVAAMQGRIAMWHFLGDAVAPLDLKKVSSNVFTSPEIATVGWSQQAVDAGEITAEVVMLPLAGNARAKMQGVRDGFVKLFCRPGTGIVVGGVVVGPRASELIHPVSIAVSESLTADQLAQAFTVYPSMSGSIAEAARRLHRV; this is translated from the coding sequence ATGGCTGACCACATCGTCATCATCGGCGGCGGCCCCGGCGGCTACGAGGCCGCGCACGTCGCCGCCCAGCTCGGCGCCGAGGTGACCGTCGTGGACACCGACGGTGTCGGTGGCTCGGCCGTGCTGACCGACTGCGTGCCCAGCAAGACGCTGATCGCGACCTCCGAGCTGATGACCGACATGTCCGCGGCGGCCGAGCTCGGCGTCAACTTCCACGACCACCAGGGCGACGCTGCGACGGCGATCTCGGTCGACCTGGCCCGCGTGAACGCCCGCGTGAAGCAGCTCGCTGCCGACCAGTCGAGCGACATCGCGGCCCGCCTCGACCGCGACGGCGTACGCGTCCTCACCGGCCGCGGCCGTCTCGGTCCCGACATGAGCGTCGAGGTCACCACCGACGGCGGCGGCGAGACGCTGCAGGCCGACGCCATCATCCTCGCGACCGGCGCGGCGCCGCGCACGCTGCCGAGCGCGCAGCCCGACGGCGAGCGGATCCTCACCTGGGAGCAGGTCTACGACCTGACCGAGGTGCCGGAGAAGCTGATCGTCGTCGGCTCCGGCGTGACGGGCGCGGAGTTCGCGAGCGCCTACTTGTCCCTCGGCATCGACGTCACCCTCGTGAGCAGCCGCGACCGGGTCCTGCCCGGCGAGGACGCCGACGCCTCGGCCGTCCTCGAGGAGGTGCTGACGCGACGCGGGATGAACGTGCTCGGCCAGTCGCGGATGCAGTCGGTGGCCCGCGAGGGCGACACCGTCACGGTGACGCTCACCGACGGCCGGACCGTCTCGGGAAGCCACTGCATCCTGGCGCTCGGCTCGATCCCCAACACCGCGGACCTCGGGCTCGAGGAGGCGGGCGTGGCGACCGACGAGGGTGGCTTCATCACCGTCGACCGGGTCTCGCGGACCTCTGCCCGAGGGATCTACGCCGCCGGCGACTGCACGGGCGTGCTGATGCTCGCCTCGGTCGCGGCGATGCAGGGACGGATCGCGATGTGGCACTTCCTCGGCGACGCGGTGGCCCCGCTGGACCTCAAGAAGGTCTCGTCCAACGTCTTCACCTCGCCCGAGATCGCCACCGTCGGCTGGTCGCAGCAGGCCGTCGACGCGGGCGAGATCACCGCCGAGGTCGTCATGCTGCCGCTGGCCGGCAACGCGCGGGCCAAGATGCAAGGGGTGCGGGACGGGTTCGTGAAGCTCTTCTGCCGCCCCGGGACCGGCATCGTCGTCGGAGGAGTGGTCGTCGGGCCGCGTGCCTCCGAGCTGATCCACCCGGTGTCGATCGCGGTGTCGGAGTCCCTCACCGCCGACCAGCTGGCACAGGCCTTCACCGTCTACCCCTCGATGAGCGGCTCGATCGCCGAGGCCGCCCGACGGTTGCACCGGGTCTGA
- a CDS encoding DUF2252 domain-containing protein codes for MAATDRTAVIIDVLRDAFAPLMRADPAAFRAKYRKMARDPHAFYRGTACLFYNDVTTETDEWSRHGAERIWIHGDLHVENFGTYLNSDGRLVFDINDFDEAYLGRFTWDLQRFAASLALVAWQKALPEDAIRKLIGRYARSYLAQVNHYVASDSDDDFEITLDTAHGPVLIALEEARAMRRADLLDGVTVMEKGTRKFADDASTRRLSRDERTEVVAAFRAYLDTIPQSKRFDRDLFYELRDVVGKSGFGIGSAGLPAYNVLLEGYSQALDNDVVLSMKQANIPAVSRFVDTTDVDAYFDHEGHRTSVSQRALQVHTDPLLGHTQIGGVGYVVSEISPYEVDLDWGEINEPADMRAVVELLGRATAKIHCASDEDSDQDLIDFQVEKAIATSLEGRRNDYVAWLGDWGIAYAERVRKDHALFVDAFREGRVGIAAT; via the coding sequence ATGGCCGCCACCGACCGCACCGCCGTGATCATCGACGTGCTCCGCGACGCCTTCGCGCCGCTGATGCGGGCCGATCCGGCCGCCTTCCGGGCCAAGTACCGCAAGATGGCCCGCGACCCGCACGCGTTCTACCGCGGCACGGCCTGCCTGTTCTACAACGACGTCACGACCGAGACCGACGAGTGGTCGCGCCACGGCGCCGAGCGGATCTGGATCCACGGCGACCTGCACGTCGAGAACTTCGGCACCTACCTCAACTCCGACGGCCGGCTGGTCTTCGACATCAACGACTTCGACGAGGCCTACCTCGGTCGCTTCACGTGGGACCTGCAGCGCTTCGCCGCCAGCCTGGCGCTGGTCGCCTGGCAGAAGGCGCTCCCCGAGGACGCGATCCGCAAGCTCATCGGCCGCTACGCCCGCTCCTACCTCGCACAGGTCAACCACTACGTCGCCTCCGACTCCGACGACGACTTCGAGATCACCCTCGACACCGCCCACGGCCCGGTGCTCATCGCCCTGGAGGAGGCGCGCGCGATGCGACGTGCCGACCTGCTCGACGGCGTGACCGTGATGGAGAAGGGCACCCGGAAGTTCGCCGACGACGCGTCCACACGTCGGCTCTCCCGCGACGAGCGCACCGAGGTGGTGGCCGCCTTCCGGGCCTACCTCGACACCATCCCGCAGTCCAAGCGCTTCGACCGCGACCTCTTCTACGAGCTGCGCGACGTCGTCGGCAAGTCCGGCTTCGGCATCGGCAGCGCCGGGCTGCCGGCGTACAACGTGCTGCTCGAGGGCTACAGCCAGGCCCTCGACAACGACGTCGTGCTCAGCATGAAGCAGGCCAACATCCCCGCGGTGAGCCGCTTCGTCGACACCACCGACGTCGACGCCTACTTCGACCACGAGGGGCACCGCACCTCGGTCAGCCAGCGAGCGCTGCAGGTGCACACCGACCCGCTGCTGGGGCACACGCAGATCGGTGGCGTCGGCTACGTCGTCTCCGAGATCTCGCCCTACGAGGTCGACCTCGACTGGGGGGAGATCAACGAGCCCGCCGACATGCGTGCCGTCGTGGAGCTGCTCGGCCGGGCGACGGCGAAGATCCACTGCGCCTCCGACGAGGACAGCGACCAGGACCTCATCGACTTCCAGGTCGAGAAGGCCATTGCGACGTCCCTCGAGGGCCGCCGCAACGACTATGTCGCCTGGCTGGGCGACTGGGGCATCGCCTACGCCGAGCGGGTGCGGAAGGACCACGCGCTGTTCGTCGACGCCTTCCGCGAGGGCCGGGTCGGCATCGCCGCCACCTGA
- a CDS encoding gamma-glutamylcyclotransferase encodes MTLYAAYGTNLDPARMGERCPHSILHSTGWLAGWRLTFGGEEHGWDGALSTIVQDPFEQVFVAVYDVTLEDERALDGWEAADTGLYRKTKVRVQTLTGPLVVWAYVLDAYEGGLPSASYLGVLADAADAAGAPEDYVAALRRRACRSTGL; translated from the coding sequence GTGACGCTCTACGCCGCCTACGGGACGAACCTCGATCCCGCCCGGATGGGCGAGCGCTGCCCCCACTCGATCCTCCACTCCACGGGCTGGCTGGCGGGCTGGCGGCTCACCTTCGGCGGCGAGGAGCACGGCTGGGACGGCGCGCTGTCGACGATCGTGCAGGACCCTTTCGAGCAGGTCTTCGTCGCGGTCTACGACGTCACGCTCGAGGACGAGCGCGCCCTCGACGGCTGGGAGGCCGCCGACACCGGGCTCTACCGCAAGACCAAGGTGCGGGTGCAGACGCTGACCGGACCGCTGGTCGTGTGGGCCTACGTCCTCGACGCCTACGAGGGCGGCCTGCCGTCGGCGTCCTACCTCGGGGTGCTGGCCGACGCCGCCGACGCCGCAGGTGCGCCGGAGGACTACGTCGCGGCGCTGCGCCGACGCGCCTGCCGCTCGACCGGGCTGTAG
- a CDS encoding MOSC domain-containing protein — protein MIATVLSVSSGPLAPVEGLRRPSGIRKHPVARIEVRDPGPKRGGLGSGVVGDAIYSRKHHGGDTQAVYAVAREELDRWGRDLGRELGNGMFGENLTTSGLDVDAAEVGEQWRVGTSLLEVCGPRVPCATFARHMGEPRWVKRFADLGRTGAYLAVREAGVIEVDDPIEVVHRPGHGLTVPMLFRAAMGDKDLAVVFLDAQVLPKVEHDWLASRQ, from the coding sequence GTGATCGCGACCGTCCTGTCCGTCAGCTCCGGCCCCCTGGCGCCCGTGGAGGGGCTGCGGCGCCCGAGCGGCATCCGCAAGCACCCGGTCGCCCGGATCGAGGTGCGCGACCCCGGCCCGAAGCGAGGAGGGCTCGGCAGCGGCGTGGTCGGCGACGCGATCTACAGCCGCAAGCACCACGGCGGCGACACCCAGGCGGTGTACGCCGTGGCGCGCGAGGAGCTCGACCGGTGGGGCCGCGACCTCGGGCGCGAGCTCGGCAACGGGATGTTCGGGGAGAACCTCACCACGTCGGGCCTCGACGTCGACGCCGCCGAGGTGGGGGAGCAGTGGCGGGTGGGGACCTCGCTGCTGGAGGTGTGCGGACCTCGGGTGCCGTGTGCGACCTTCGCCCGGCACATGGGCGAGCCGCGGTGGGTCAAGCGGTTCGCCGACCTGGGGCGCACGGGTGCCTACCTCGCGGTCCGCGAGGCGGGCGTGATCGAGGTCGACGACCCGATCGAGGTGGTGCACCGGCCCGGGCACGGCCTGACGGTGCCGATGCTGTTCCGGGCCGCGATGGGCGACAAGGACCTGGCCGTGGTGTTCCTCGACGCGCAGGTGCTCCCGAAGGTCGAGCACGACTGGCTGGCCTCGCGCCAGTGA